One genomic window of Marinobacter adhaerens HP15 includes the following:
- the codB gene encoding cytosine permease — MNSQTSKDELESHGDYALTAVPLNARRGFISMTAVMLGFTFFASSMWTGGTLGQNFSLWPDLLLVILGGNLLLGIYGSLLAFAASKTNLSTHVLLWHSFGVKGSKLPSFMLAITQIGWFGVGIAMLSAPITKYVGIPYVPLLLVGGLAMTYTVAVGFKAIELLSMIAVPAILILGFTSVFKAIFDAPEGIDTILFSEPSGSMTIAVGMSLAVGSFISGATLTPDFVRFSKNKRIGVFSTAIGFVFGNSLMFIFGAVGAIATGVSDIAEVLALQGLLGAGIILLVLNIWTTNDNALYASGLGLVNITGLKRSHLVWAAGIFGTVASDFLYNNFIGWLSFLSVSLPPIGGIIIADFFFRARTNYPSVESFKPQMFNGVAIVAWLIAIGVSVASPDTGVFSVAPLNAIVATIVSYAVLTAALEKVAKRAIPKSAEA, encoded by the coding sequence ATGAACAGTCAAACTAGCAAAGACGAGCTGGAGAGTCATGGTGACTACGCATTAACAGCGGTCCCTCTCAATGCAAGAAGGGGCTTTATTTCTATGACAGCGGTAATGCTGGGATTCACATTCTTTGCGTCGAGCATGTGGACCGGCGGCACGTTAGGCCAGAACTTCAGTCTTTGGCCCGATCTTCTCCTGGTTATTCTTGGTGGCAACCTGCTACTCGGGATATACGGTTCCCTCCTGGCGTTCGCTGCGTCTAAAACCAACCTCTCAACGCACGTTTTATTGTGGCATTCCTTCGGCGTTAAAGGGTCGAAGCTTCCCTCCTTCATGCTGGCCATAACGCAAATCGGATGGTTCGGTGTAGGGATAGCGATGTTGTCTGCCCCCATTACCAAGTATGTGGGCATCCCTTATGTTCCTCTTCTCTTGGTCGGCGGTCTGGCAATGACCTATACCGTAGCGGTAGGTTTCAAGGCCATTGAATTGCTCAGCATGATTGCGGTTCCTGCCATACTGATTCTCGGATTCACTTCCGTTTTCAAGGCCATATTTGACGCGCCCGAAGGCATCGATACGATCCTTTTCTCGGAGCCCAGCGGGTCTATGACCATTGCGGTCGGGATGTCACTCGCCGTCGGTTCGTTCATCAGTGGGGCGACGCTTACTCCGGACTTTGTGCGTTTCTCAAAGAATAAGCGAATCGGTGTCTTTTCTACTGCAATCGGTTTCGTGTTCGGTAACAGCCTGATGTTCATTTTTGGCGCTGTCGGCGCAATCGCCACAGGGGTTTCGGACATTGCTGAGGTTCTGGCTCTACAAGGCCTGTTAGGCGCTGGGATTATTTTGCTCGTCCTCAATATCTGGACAACCAACGACAACGCACTCTACGCGTCAGGTCTTGGGTTGGTGAATATTACCGGCCTGAAGCGATCCCACCTGGTATGGGCTGCTGGCATATTCGGTACGGTCGCATCGGACTTTTTGTACAACAACTTCATAGGATGGCTCAGTTTCCTGAGCGTGTCCCTGCCACCGATCGGTGGGATCATCATTGCCGATTTCTTCTTCCGTGCCAGAACAAATTATCCATCCGTTGAGAGCTTTAAGCCACAAATGTTCAACGGCGTTGCGATTGTCGCCTGGTTAATTGCCATTGGCGTCTCGGTGGCATCGCCAGACACGGGCGTTTTCAGTGTCGCACCTTTGAATGCCATCGTAGCGACCATCGTTAGCTATGCAGTTCTGACCGCCGCCCTTGAAAAGGTGGCGAAAAGGGCCATTCCGAAATCAGCAGAGGCGTAA
- a CDS encoding DUF1989 domain-containing protein yields MNENFLSFAPGIAEGSNDSLTSAVSPDGIPNLRKWYRVPARCGVAVRLKKGNTLELRNESGSQVCDFWAFKEDNLHESLSMEHCRTHLGRNSIREQDELVTNWRRPVLKVLSDTSPGVHDMLIASCDLNRYKGLGVDGYHDNCTDNLRMALAAIGETATHLPSPLNLWMNVGLDDDGAIEFLAPISKPEDVIEFEALEDLIIAMSACPQDITPVNGDDREIYDLYFRVR; encoded by the coding sequence ATGAACGAGAACTTTCTCAGTTTTGCTCCGGGGATCGCCGAAGGCAGTAACGATTCTCTGACTAGCGCAGTCTCCCCAGATGGGATTCCCAACCTGCGAAAATGGTACAGAGTTCCGGCTCGTTGCGGTGTGGCCGTGCGCCTGAAAAAAGGCAACACGCTCGAATTGAGGAATGAAAGCGGGAGCCAGGTCTGTGATTTCTGGGCGTTTAAGGAAGATAACCTGCATGAATCGTTATCGATGGAGCATTGCAGGACTCATCTGGGAAGGAACTCGATCAGGGAACAGGACGAATTGGTCACGAACTGGCGGCGTCCCGTGTTGAAGGTGCTTAGTGACACCTCTCCGGGTGTTCATGACATGCTAATCGCTTCCTGTGATCTCAATCGGTACAAGGGGCTGGGCGTTGATGGCTATCACGATAACTGTACTGATAACCTGAGGATGGCGCTTGCTGCGATTGGTGAGACCGCTACGCATCTTCCATCGCCTCTGAACTTATGGATGAATGTTGGGCTTGATGATGATGGGGCCATCGAGTTTCTCGCACCGATTTCAAAGCCGGAAGATGTAATCGAATTTGAGGCATTAGAGGATCTGATCATTGCGATGTCTGCTTGCCCTCAGGACATCACACCGGTTAACGGTGACGATAGAGAGATCTATGACCTCTATTTCAGGGTTCGTTAA